In Paralichthys olivaceus isolate ysfri-2021 chromosome 12, ASM2471397v2, whole genome shotgun sequence, the genomic window TGATCGCAAAAATCTGCAATATTTTTACATCTCACTCTAAAAGACACTATCCCAGGTAAACATGAATAAGGAGGCGAGTCACAGATTCTACtgttaaatgtgtgaaatatatTATAACTATGCAGCAAGACAATTCTAATGATTTTTATGTAAATAGATCATAAATAGGCCACTGAATGCATTTTTAGCTGCATTGAATCAGAATCAGTCACCACATGTTAGATTATGACCGAGTCATCCTTAGATTCTGGATGGTCCAATGGTGATGATCAATTTATGAGCTGAAACAATTAGTTGATTAATAGTcagttaaatataaaagaaatgtgaCAATCATGGGCTCttttaggtttttatttgttgatgttttattcatatcaATTACCTTGATTAACAAATAATGCAAATAATTAATATATGCAgtcctatctatctatctatccatctatctatctatctatccatctatctatccatctatgaAGGGGTGGATATTCTTACAATATGTTTGAAGCAGTGAGAGATTGAGGTGAGTtgggtggaggaggggtggaCCTCTGAGGCTTTGGAGCCAATTTGAGGACCTTGTGATGCAAAACCAGTCCTCGGCAACAGACAGTTCCCATGGCAACGGTGAGCTGCCAAAGTTCCTTGTTGACAAATGACAGCTCCCTTCTCCTCAGCACTCGCCcggtgatgtgtgtttgtgtgtgtgtgtgtgtgtatgtgtgcgttgGCAAGTACCCATCTTTGCCTTATgtacagagggacagacagacacaaaaagaacATTGTTTTCTGTATGCAGACATGCACACggtattcaaacacacacacacatgcacgtctctctatagttgtgaggataCTCATTGACaaaatgcattccctagcctcTTACCCTAACCGTAACCATcccaactaaatgcctaaccctaacctaaacctaattctaaaccctcaaacagcccattaaaTTTGCGAGGACCATCAAAAATGTCCTCACGTCAAAATGGCCTTGATACCTGTGgatatacatgcacacacagtttattcTATACCCTTAATGCCTTCTGGATCATTTGCTTAACAATGTGATGTAAATGTTGTTCTGGAACGTTTCAGTATGTACAGCTGCATGTGCCCTAAATGGAACGAGAGTCCAGAATCACTCAACTCAAATTGTCACCCAACAAGTTGTGATtgttgtgagagaaagaaatcagaCAGAAAGTCAGTTGTATGTACACCTGAACATTTGGTGTTGTaattgagtttgtgtgtgtgtgtgtgtgtgtgtgtgtgtgtgagcagacaGGTTCTTCAAAACATTTCCACTAATGTAACAGTTAATTTAATGTAGAAACAGCTGGGATTATAAAATTAAAGTAATGGATGAGGGTAATGTATAAATGTTTAAGAATTAATATACGTTGAAACAATGTATATTTTTGGaaaatgattatatatgttGCTTAACAGTGGCTCTATTATAAGGCTGCAGTCCAGTCTTTGTAAGAGTTGTGCATGCGAGACAGTGATACTGAGGGATCTGAAGTagaggcagagaaagatgaGCGGCAGGATACACCCCTGCGGCAGAGGTGTCGTGATAAGATGATCTTCCATCCTCACCTCGCAACAGAGCTGTCAGGATGTTCAGACCCTTGATTTAACCTCCCCACTTCACTCTTACATcctacccacacacacacacacacacacgcacactttttACAGTGTGTGCCACAATGGCATTGCTGCTTTCAAGCAATCCAGAGCAATGTCACAAAAACCTGTGCAGTATTAGAATAATCCAGTAATTAGGGCACACATAGATAGCACTATTACTGGATCAGAACAAGCCCAGTAATGCCTCCGGATGACAGTGCTGTGTCAGCACGGACTGCATTATGCTCAACGATAGGGTATTGAAACGAATATTTCCAAATTCTCTCTGGCTTATCTCTAGGTTGTATGATGCAGGCGGAGGGCTCTGTTTTATGTTCCAACATAAGTGAATATTGCAGGGACAATAGATATGACAGCGAGTGCAGGGAGGAGTGTGGAGGTGACTGCTCTGAGCATAATGTCAGGAAGATTAACAAGAGTCGAGCAGCAAAGTGACACCTGAGAGACATTTGGCGAGTGCAATAAGCTGCAGCGCCGCACTCCACTGCACAGCAGACAGGATGGGAGGCAAGACAATAAAGAGGAATCCACACACGTACATGAGCGTGCACGCACTCACACTGGATTCTGTTTGAAAGCTGCAAGGATCAGCATGGCTGTAATGAGAGGGAATAAAGGAGGAAGCAAtatgttttcaacatttcttttaCTGATCTTTACACTTGTCACAGAACATCACATAAAATTATCCGAGCAGAACTtgctcttttgttgtttttaataacaGACAATGCAGTTTTACACATTCTTGTCTCAGAAACAGATATTGCTTTGTCAAATCCTtttatcaaaaaacaaaaaaaaaaaaagaaacagataatCACAGGTTTTAGAGAGTTAAAATTAAATAGGCTGATACTCATACTCGTCCTGTTGTAGTGTCACTGATGCTTGTAGGGATGTCAgtattgaaaaaaaagagacgatCCACCATGTAAATCAACTGAGACCATCCACATTACTTTTGTCTTAAGAGACATcacaaaaagtaaagtaaaaatgaataaataaaaaagcatcACTTCTGACTGATATATTTCTCCATTTTTAACTACTTTGGTTTGTCATCAGTGTGAGGACCCTAATCTTCAGAAGTGCCAAACAAGAGGGAGGCCATCAAACAAGAAACCACTAATCAGAACGTCTCACTAATGCAGACATGTGATTGCTTATTCTTTTAATCAAGTTCAGCATTTTAGGAAATATGTTAATTTGCTCACTTGCCAGATCAATATCCGTTCCgtaaatatgaagctggagGGAGGAGACCTAgccttagcttagcataaaaactgtaaacatgATGGAACAGCCAGCCTGCTTAAAAAATCCCCTTACATAGACACCTCTAAAACTCGCTAGTGAGCATGTTCTTTGTTGTTTACCTAACTTGCACAACAACAGGAGTGTTACCTGACctaatattttattatcttcatgctaagctaagtcTCCATGCTAAGCTTTGTTAATCATCTCTAGACATTGGCTTCATAATTAGTCATGTACAGATATAAAAGGGGTCATCTAGCGCTTGGCAAGAAAGGAATTAAGCATATTTTCCAAAAAGTCAAAGACTTGTTGCTGAATGCAGCAATTTTTGAAATCAGCTACCTGTGCAACCAGGCTTTGGGTGATATATATGATGCTTACTATTGTAAGACAACATTAGGTAGATCTCTAGCCACTAGCTATTGATAAATGTTTGCATTGATCGAGAGTAGAGTGTTTCTTGCTTGatgatgaaatatttgtttgtctgaatcTCTTAAATAAATGATTGGGGGGGAAAAGCAAAACCAGCAGAggtgacattttatttacattatctAATTATATGTTCTTATTTAAAGGAGCTATATGTAAGTCTTTGCTACCGCTACATAGCCAACATTAGCCTTAACAGCTGTTTACTTAATATTCTAGAAGAAACATTTGGGAGGTCAGCCTCAAACTTTGTTCTTTTAACTAACAAAGAGCCTCCAGGGGAAGAGAGCAATGTCAATGCTAACTCTTGTTCTGCTTCTATTTCTATCACTTCTTTAATTCTACCAAAGTTAGAATGCTGACAATTTAGCTTGGCTCGTCTCTTTCCAATAGCAAGCCACTGTAGTGGTCAGTCTGCCCTCAAGAAGCAGTGCTGCTCTGAGGTCGTATAATCtctttgaaaagtaaaaaatcgCTGAAGCTCTTCGAAGACAACCACTCACTCCCAGCAAGAGAAAACTTACATATAGCACGTTTAAATCTTTGAAATCAAACCCTGTCTGATGATTTTAGATTCAAATTGTTTTAGTAAATGCTCATCGACCAAACCATAACAAGCCTTTTCTGCATAAAAACAAACGTGAATGAGGTTTTGAACAAAAGTATCTTTTCAAGGTTTTGGCAACTGACCTTGAAGGTTGgctttacatttgtgcattgtCAAGACAGGCAGTGTTAGAAAACatgcattttgtatttaaaacaaacagaacacattTTGGGTGAGGAAATTTAGTCAGATTTAAAACTTTAACCTTTGAACAACATTTGAAAGAATCCCTGCATTTAACTACATGCCCGGTTTTAGTCAAACACATTTGGAATGCAAGAAAGCTACTTAGTAACAAGAACAATTACATTAACACAATACACATGTATCTATAAAAACACTAAGGCACTTGAAATTGTGGTTTAACATTTCCAAACAATGTTTATGATTGTTGTCTCGTAAAATAATTTGAAGAACACACTTTGTGCCCGCGCTGCAGCACAGTCACTTGCCATTGCCTGAGACAGCATCAAAATCAACAGGCACACATACTCAGGTGTAACCCGTGTTTCATAATGAAAAGAATAGCTTAAACTCAAGTTTAAAAATGCTACATCATatcttgcaaacacacacgtacagaagcacacacactaTCCATATCCCTTCTTTTGATAGGCTTGTTTAGGGTCCTGAAATGACCGTTGCACCAATATAAAGCCCCATTTGAGACTTGAAGTGTTGTGCTGTGGGGCTTGAAAATGGTCTTGTAGACAGTGCAATAGCAAGCTTCACTTCACCTTTAGGATGTCAGGTCCCACCTATGTGACCTTAGCCTTTGTACTTGCTAGAGAAATGTTTCCAGTGCTAAGATAGGCCAaatatttttaacttttcatcTGACCATAACACTAGCAATATAGTTGAATTGagcttgtctgtgtgtatatgagaCCTTTACAATGAAGTTGACTTGGCATTTCAATAAGGTATGTAACTCGCACCTTCATCAGTTGCGTAATCTTCAACTAATGACAGTTGTCGTCATAATTACATCTTCATTTTAACAAATGTAGAATGTGAGTTGAATCTCAGAAAGTCCAGTCATTGTCTGTGAGCCCTGCGGTGCCAGAAGCTAACCTTGTGGAGCTCTCTTTCAGAGACCCACTGACATGGTCGCATgacctgctcctcttcttcctcctcctcctcttcctcgtcctcttcctcctcctgctctccctcctcctcatcttccacTCTATCTGTCATGCAGgtgtcttcctctgtccttgtgtgtgcatgaccaAGCAAAGTCCTGGTCCTTTTCTGACTTGATTTGTCTTTGACAACATCAACAGAGGGCCCTGGTCttctttcatcatcatcttcttcttcttcttcctcctcctcttccctttcttcttcttcttcttcttcattttcctcctcctcttcaacatcttcatcctcatcatcatgcTCTTCCACAGCAACTGTTAGCCCTAACTTACTATGGCTAGCTAGCTGAAAAAATGAGGAGGAGTGTGGTGTGGTCGGGCAGGTAGAGAGTGCGGCATCATACATGGAGAAGGGGAGGTGGAGGTAGTGTCCTGCAGTGGCTGCCGCTGCATAGATGCAGCAGCATGTCTGGGCACAGTCAGGGCGAAGATTACCGTGTCCTCCACGGACCATTCGGAAGCGCTTACGGAAGGGTGGTCCGGCTTGGGGTGCTAGGCAAATCCGGGTGGGTACTGCTCCGTGGATTGCCTGGTTAGCTGGGTTAGTGCCGGGAGGAAGGACGCAATGGCCAGTTGCAAATGCTGGGTTTGGGGGGAAGCACCAGTCAGTGCTCTGGAGCAGGATCTCAGCTCGCAGACGGCGAAGAAGGTTGTTAACGAGAACGGAGCGACGGAGGAAGGCCTCAGGGTCGTCAATGAATCTCATCTTCTCCAAGGAGAGACGCAGCACGTGGGCACGCTCCTCCAGGACCGGTGCCACCTAAAGGATAGTATCCCATTAGATCAATCTAACCTgatcaaataattaataaaataaatatataaaaacagatattGATTCAATAAGTTTACATTTTCCAGCCAATTTTAATCAGCTTCAGTATACTATGTTGTATACAATTAACTGTCTGCTAAATAATTTGAGTGTCCACAGAGTCAGAAATTCCCACAATGGAAGAACAATATAATGTATCATTGCATGAGCATGATTGACTGCTAATAATCCCATAATGTACTTATATGAATACTCTACACTTTATGTCATTGATAACATTGATAAGTGTCTGAAATCTTAAACACACACCAGAGCAAATTCCAATATTAAATAGGGGACTTTGACTGAATATTGATTTTGGACACACTgttcacacacaacaaacaatctTTCACATCATTTTCTAGTGATAAATGACTTTCAACAATTAGTTAAAGGTCCCATATTGTACAAAGTGAGTTGTACATGTCTTTTTTGATTAGAAAGCAGTTCTAGAAATGTTCAATCTACGGCAAACCACACACAGCCCATATTAAGCAACAGCTTTGAAATTAACTGCCTGGACTTCCATAAGGTTGTGATGTCACATCTATACAGTCAGTGCCCTAAGCATGACACACTTGTTTTTATGCCTTATTAGGATAAATGGTGTGCTCTGAAAACATAATTGTATAGTTACTTACAGTCTGGCAGTATGTCCTGAAACTGAAGGACGgctcgtcatcatcatcaacaaacTTCCTCTTGAAGTATGCAATCCTTGACACTGAAACATGATCAGGGACTCGCCTACAGGGgggttctgaaaaacaaaaaagaaaacacaaccataAATCCACTACACTGTGGGACTACGTTACCACAGCTTGGACATGAAATCAAACATTACTGTCTGTTTTCAAAATTTACAATTATTAGAATGCTTCAAAATTTGACGCCAATAGGTCACAGCCCAATAAATTGTAGGTATAGAATCCATGACTCATCTGAAGTCCTGTTCTTTGAATATGTATGCAACCACAGCCTGAGCTTGTTTTGCGGAACACTATCTGATTAAATCCAACTTAAATAAATGATAGAGTGAACATCAGTTTTCTTGTGCGTACCTTGAGTAAATTGCTCGTCAGAGCTGCATGGCGGGGCCGGGTTTGACAGGCAGGTCTTACTGCAACGCTCCGATTCCCATATGGGCTGATATGCGGAAAGTGGTGGGTCTCCTTCTTGGTCCAGGAAAGGATTCATGGACAAAACGAGGGTCATCTCTCTCCCTGACTTCGGTCTAGAAAGGAAAAAAGCAGTCACATCATTAATCAGCTCCATTTCCTATCATACAAATATTGATCTGTAGAACAGGATTCCACAGATGTGCCAACAGAATGATAAATTAAGGttactttcatttcattgctttcttcaaaataaacacatttatctaTAGTAATTCTGTACAAGTTTGTAAAATATTTCTCcacattaaaatgatatttccttAAACCTCACAAGCATTTTGTTACAATGTGGTAAACGTTAACAAGATGCTCATCTTTGATTCTGGCAAATACGTTGGTGTTTCGTGGAGGAGTAACCAGCTTCTGTGCAAGCTGCATGACGCATCTGAACAACAATAATGGAGAGCAGAAAAAATTGGCAGATGGCTGGCAACTCTGTGATATGTGACAAGTGGGacacagatggagagatgaCACCCACCCACACCATGAATTCCCTATTGATTAGGAGGTAGGAGAGTTAGAGAGATGTTTGACACCAATTTGTTCACTGAAACGGATCCCACACATGGAAATGCACTGGGAAGCTGGGTCAACAGCATGATAATCTGGGAAGCAGAGGGGATGTGTGCTGTGCCAGTGCACAAAGCAAACAACTTGACAAACAAAATCCAATAGACACAatacttgtttgttttgagttCATGTTAATTTTGTCCGTTTTTAAATAACATGCATATTTAAAGCTATATCACCTTCTGTTTCAAATAAAAGtaatgcagataaaaacatgagGCTGACACATGATTTGGCAGTGAGCAGTTCTCACCCGCCAACGGAGCTTTTTTCAATCTGAACACAGAGCCCTACTGTGAAGACGCTGAGGGGCCTAAGAGCCAAAGTCTGTCTGTGACTCTCTAAATCCACAGTGAGAAACTGTATCGTCCTTTTGATCACAGCGGAATGGCTGTCATTTGGTGCGTTGTTGTTTCCTCCCCTTCATTCAGAATGCAAAGCCAGCTGTTTGAAGCATTAGCGTCTGGACCACCTCCTCGAAGCGCCTCCTGCCCCTCCTCAACGTGCCCGCATCAATAGACGTCATCGCCCACAACCCATCTTGACAGACCAAACTGGGGCGGCACCATTTCATCCTTACCCCCGTTGGGTTGCTGATTGAAATGTCCGCTTCAATAAGCTCTGCGCTTTGCCTGGATGAATAGTTTTATTTCCATGTGCTGCTTTTcaactgttttcttttaacagaaaccacagaaacatcACCCCAGACTGGGCTGCTCTTACCAAACCTATCCACCAGCAATGAGGAGCGATAGATTATAGcttcacattttatatttttgaagaATTTTTTGGACTTAAGATCTACAATCAACTCCAACTGCCCAGTAGTATTTATGCGTCATCAATCTGTctattttgtcattttacacTCCATCTTGTACTCACTCATGAAAAAGAGCTAGCCTGTGATTTACCAACTTATTATAGTGAAAGGACAGTGTGGGAAGCCAGATGTCACCACTGCAATACTGACAGGTAGAACACTTTCTGTCGACCATCGGCAAGTGAAGAGACACAGCTGGTCCATCTGTTTGTATCAGAGGACTCATTAATGTCTGCACTCAAGACAACAGAGTGATTTAACAATGATAAAGACTGAAGCTTGTGGAAAGTGCAGATTACTTCACCAAGGAATTCTGTTTGAGGAAAAACTAAGAGAAGAATCCGGTTGGAGGAAgttctgttttcttctcactGTCTGATAGAGCCTGCAACTCAACTACTCCAGTTTCGGTCATAATCCACTGTGTTACATCACagattattcacattttatagCGTGTTGTGCTAGATTCCACAGCTGAGGGCTCCCCCACCAACGACTACCAACTAGGGCCAATTATGTCACTGTTATTGAGCGCTAGTGCCATGGTTAATTAGAAACTTTGGCTTTTTTCATTTCCCCCAGAGCTACTTTTTTACCCTCAGCTATTTTCCTCTCCATCACCTcccctcactgctgctgttgctgcgtTTGCTCGGGCACAAAGAAACAAGCATGCCATCACTCCCTCTGCCCTCCGCAGGGACCTCCATCTCAACaactccccctccctctgttaCCGTCTCTTTCATCCCCAagtctcaatctctctctctctcaccccctctgtctcccttgCTGACATCCTTTCAACGGCGGTCACAGTTGACAGCTCTCTGAACCAGggtggtgaagaaaaaaaacgaaacaaTGAGAATACCGACGGAGCAGCTTCTCTACGTGTACGCCAATAATTCTTGTTCTtcacagagaaggaggaggaggggaggctgtgaacaagtgtgtgtgggtctgtgaaagaggaagagagaagagggttgaaataaaaacaagggttgaggagagaaaaaaatctcc contains:
- the sertad4 gene encoding SERTA domain-containing protein 4, which produces MTLVLSMNPFLDQEGDPPLSAYQPIWESERCSKTCLSNPAPPCSSDEQFTQEPPCRRVPDHVSVSRIAYFKRKFVDDDDEPSFSFRTYCQTVAPVLEERAHVLRLSLEKMRFIDDPEAFLRRSVLVNNLLRRLRAEILLQSTDWCFPPNPAFATGHCVLPPGTNPANQAIHGAVPTRICLAPQAGPPFRKRFRMVRGGHGNLRPDCAQTCCCIYAAAATAGHYLHLPFSMYDAALSTCPTTPHSSSFFQLASHSKLGLTVAVEEHDDEDEDVEEEEENEEEEEEEREEEEEEEEEDDDERRPGPSVDVVKDKSSQKRTRTLLGHAHTRTEEDTCMTDRVEDEEEGEQEEEEDEEEEEEEEEEQVMRPCQWVSERELHKVSFWHRRAHRQ